A portion of the Nitrospira sp. genome contains these proteins:
- a CDS encoding DEAD/DEAH box helicase encodes MPLSRFHPLIAQWFAASVGVPTDVQTEAWPAIQSGQHALIAAPTGSGKTFAAFLSCIDRLFTQAVARELEDRTEVLYVSPLKALSNDVQKNLQRPLADIGQAALEAGLLLPELRVLVRTGDTPMADRQQMLKHPPHILVTTPESLFILLTAEKSRRLLQTVRTVIVDEIHAVAPNKRGAHLALSLERLEALTSRSPQRIGLSATQRPIETVARYLVGDRPLPTVIDVGHRRTMDIAVEVPKDELSGVATNALWSDIYDRIATLVREHRSTLVFVNTRRLAERVSHHLEERLQDLGPEAVAAHHGSLSRQIRLSAEERLKSGKTRVVVATASLELGIDVGTVDLVCQIGSPRAIATGLQRIGRAGHWVKAVPKGRLFATTRDDLLECAAVVRAVRGGALDRIEVPEAPVDILAQQLVAAAATQTWTVDELLALVRRAGPYRTLERRTFDAVVRMLADGISTQRGRGQAYLYHDRINHRIKGRRGARLAAITSGGAIPDTANYAVVAEPSGTVVGSVDEDFAVESLAGDIMLLGNASWRIKGVELGKVRVEDAQGAPPNIPFWRGEAPSRTAELSAEVARLRHAIVERADSPDSPRSALRPQHSALSFLKHECGLDVRGAEQAMEYVTAGRASLGVVPTQDTIVAERFFDESGGMQLVLHAPFGGRINRAWGLALRKRFCVTFDFELQAAATDNGLVISLGEKHSFPLESVFAFLNSNTVRDVLIQAVLAAPMFATRWRWNASRSLALLRFAKGKKVPPQIQRMRAEDLLGAVFPDAMACQDNMIGERTRQIPDHPLVQETLRDCLSEAMDIDGLIELLQGVEAGRIACVAVETPSPSPFSHEILNANPYAFLDDAPLEERRARAVELRRTLPVDLASDVGALDQSAIEEVARESWPIVRDADELHDALLTLVWVPKQTSEQWGALLPTLVQDGRAVVLVLEGTGSGGAGPQQQVGGWVAGENRERMERLSVHGDEATLDTIVLGWMESIGPTTTKELADRLLLLPKDVESAMLRLEGQGQVLRGRFRSKSARTTQDSVLSGEVLDAPEWCHRRLLARIHRLTVGRLRKEVQPVTAAEFMRFLLQWQHVGGGARRHGEAGLLETVRQLAGFEAAASSWEPHLLRVRMAKYEPVLLDRLCLSGAVSWGRLSLHPRLAPRLGAAPEQGRVRRIVPTKLASISLFPRDDTEWLLEVSQEETTAPDPFAGVSALARDLRRLLAERGACFFADLVRMSRHLPAEVEEGLWELAAAGVVTADGFDNLRALMDPHRRRAEGRERSRRPRHAAGRWSLLRPARQVAIGPQPSAVGLSASTQHSGLSTHHCQNERVARQLLRRYGIVFRDLLMRESLVTAWRDFLVAYRRMELKGEVRGGRFVEGFTGEQFALPEAVEALRAGRAAGSQTDSAEIRLSACDPLNLAGVILSGPRVPAFPTNFLIIRDGSIVRTILGRERADALLPDLKAAGHRA; translated from the coding sequence ATGCCGCTGTCTCGCTTCCATCCCCTCATCGCCCAGTGGTTTGCCGCGTCGGTCGGCGTGCCGACCGACGTGCAGACGGAGGCGTGGCCTGCCATCCAGTCCGGACAGCATGCGTTGATCGCGGCGCCGACCGGTTCCGGCAAGACGTTCGCAGCCTTCCTGTCCTGCATTGACCGGCTCTTCACGCAGGCCGTCGCCCGGGAACTCGAGGACCGTACCGAGGTGCTCTATGTGTCTCCGCTGAAGGCGTTGAGCAACGACGTGCAGAAGAATCTCCAGCGGCCTTTGGCCGACATCGGCCAGGCCGCGCTGGAAGCCGGGCTCTTGCTGCCGGAGCTGCGCGTGCTGGTGCGAACCGGCGATACCCCGATGGCGGATCGGCAGCAGATGCTCAAGCATCCCCCGCACATTCTGGTCACGACTCCCGAATCGCTGTTTATCCTATTGACGGCCGAGAAGAGCCGCCGATTGCTGCAGACAGTGCGTACGGTCATTGTGGACGAGATCCATGCGGTGGCACCAAATAAGCGCGGCGCCCACCTGGCCCTGTCGTTGGAGCGCCTGGAGGCGCTGACGTCGCGGTCTCCGCAGCGCATCGGGTTGTCCGCGACCCAGCGGCCGATCGAAACGGTCGCGCGATATCTGGTCGGAGATCGCCCCCTGCCGACCGTGATCGACGTCGGCCACCGGCGAACCATGGACATAGCAGTGGAGGTGCCGAAGGACGAATTGAGCGGCGTGGCGACCAATGCCCTGTGGTCGGATATCTATGACCGGATCGCGACCCTGGTGCGGGAGCACAGATCGACGCTCGTCTTCGTCAACACCAGGCGACTGGCGGAGCGCGTCTCGCACCATCTGGAAGAGCGGCTTCAGGATCTGGGGCCGGAGGCGGTGGCCGCGCATCATGGGAGCCTATCGCGGCAGATCCGCTTGTCGGCGGAAGAGCGGCTGAAGTCCGGCAAGACTCGCGTCGTGGTCGCGACCGCCTCGCTGGAGCTGGGAATCGACGTCGGGACGGTGGATCTCGTGTGTCAAATCGGCTCTCCGCGCGCAATTGCGACGGGCCTGCAGCGTATCGGCCGCGCCGGGCACTGGGTCAAAGCCGTCCCCAAGGGGCGTCTCTTCGCGACCACCCGCGACGATCTGCTGGAATGCGCCGCGGTCGTCAGAGCGGTCAGAGGCGGCGCGTTGGACCGGATCGAGGTGCCGGAAGCGCCGGTCGACATTCTGGCTCAACAGCTCGTCGCGGCGGCTGCAACGCAAACCTGGACCGTAGACGAGCTGCTGGCGCTGGTCCGCCGAGCCGGCCCGTATCGCACGCTCGAACGGCGAACGTTCGACGCGGTCGTGCGCATGCTGGCCGACGGCATTTCGACTCAACGAGGGAGGGGACAGGCCTATCTCTATCACGACCGGATCAATCACCGGATCAAGGGACGGCGCGGGGCGCGCCTTGCCGCCATCACGTCCGGCGGAGCGATACCCGATACGGCCAATTATGCCGTGGTTGCCGAACCGTCTGGAACAGTCGTCGGATCCGTCGATGAGGATTTCGCGGTCGAAAGCTTGGCAGGCGATATCATGCTCCTCGGCAACGCGTCCTGGCGGATCAAGGGTGTCGAGCTGGGCAAGGTCCGCGTGGAGGACGCCCAGGGCGCGCCGCCGAATATTCCGTTCTGGCGGGGCGAAGCACCATCACGCACCGCCGAGCTCTCGGCCGAAGTTGCGCGGCTTCGACACGCCATCGTTGAGCGAGCCGATTCTCCTGATTCTCCACGCTCAGCACTCAGGCCTCAGCACTCAGCACTGTCTTTTCTCAAACACGAATGCGGCCTCGACGTACGCGGCGCGGAGCAAGCGATGGAGTACGTCACGGCGGGTCGGGCGAGTCTGGGCGTGGTCCCGACCCAAGATACGATCGTCGCGGAACGGTTCTTCGACGAGAGCGGCGGTATGCAGTTGGTCCTCCATGCACCCTTCGGCGGACGGATCAATCGCGCCTGGGGACTCGCGCTCCGCAAACGTTTCTGCGTCACGTTCGACTTCGAGCTGCAGGCCGCGGCCACGGACAACGGCCTCGTGATCTCACTGGGCGAAAAGCACAGTTTTCCGCTGGAGTCGGTATTCGCATTCCTCAATTCGAACACGGTCCGGGACGTGCTCATCCAAGCGGTTCTGGCTGCGCCGATGTTCGCCACACGCTGGAGGTGGAATGCGTCCCGCTCTCTGGCGCTGCTGCGATTCGCGAAAGGGAAGAAGGTGCCGCCTCAGATCCAACGGATGAGGGCTGAGGACCTCCTGGGCGCGGTATTTCCCGATGCCATGGCTTGTCAGGACAACATGATCGGAGAACGGACGAGGCAGATTCCCGATCATCCGCTCGTGCAGGAGACGTTGCGAGACTGCCTGAGCGAAGCGATGGATATCGATGGGTTGATCGAATTGTTGCAGGGCGTCGAAGCAGGGCGGATCGCCTGCGTGGCGGTCGAGACGCCGTCGCCCTCGCCGTTTTCTCATGAGATCCTGAACGCCAATCCCTACGCCTTTCTGGACGATGCTCCATTGGAAGAACGGAGAGCCAGGGCCGTCGAATTGCGTCGAACCCTGCCGGTCGATCTCGCCTCGGATGTCGGAGCGCTCGACCAATCGGCGATCGAAGAGGTGGCGCGGGAATCCTGGCCGATTGTGCGTGATGCCGACGAACTGCACGACGCACTGCTGACGCTTGTCTGGGTTCCGAAGCAGACGTCGGAACAGTGGGGCGCCCTGCTCCCCACATTGGTGCAGGATGGCCGAGCCGTCGTGTTGGTTCTGGAAGGGACGGGGTCTGGCGGAGCGGGTCCACAACAACAGGTCGGTGGGTGGGTTGCCGGAGAGAATCGGGAGAGGATGGAACGGTTGTCTGTCCACGGAGATGAGGCGACGCTGGATACCATTGTCCTTGGCTGGATGGAAAGCATCGGCCCGACGACGACGAAGGAATTGGCTGATCGGCTGCTGCTTTTACCCAAGGACGTGGAGAGCGCCATGCTCCGGCTGGAAGGCCAAGGACAGGTCCTCCGCGGCCGCTTTCGCTCGAAGTCAGCACGCACCACTCAAGACTCAGTACTCTCCGGTGAGGTTCTAGACGCGCCGGAGTGGTGCCATCGACGCCTTCTGGCCCGCATCCATCGGCTCACGGTGGGCAGACTTCGCAAGGAGGTGCAGCCGGTGACGGCGGCGGAGTTCATGCGGTTTCTTCTGCAATGGCAGCATGTCGGCGGAGGCGCTCGCCGACACGGAGAAGCGGGACTTCTCGAGACCGTCAGGCAGCTGGCCGGCTTCGAAGCGGCGGCCTCGTCATGGGAGCCGCATCTGTTGCGCGTGCGCATGGCCAAGTATGAACCGGTTCTGTTGGATCGGCTCTGCCTGAGCGGCGCGGTCAGTTGGGGCAGGTTGTCCCTCCACCCACGACTCGCGCCGAGGCTCGGCGCGGCACCGGAGCAGGGACGGGTTCGGCGGATCGTTCCGACCAAACTCGCTTCGATCAGCCTTTTCCCTCGGGACGACACCGAGTGGCTGCTGGAGGTGTCTCAGGAAGAAACGACCGCACCGGATCCCTTCGCGGGCGTGAGCGCGCTGGCCCGGGACCTGCGCCGCCTGCTTGCCGAGCGAGGGGCCTGTTTCTTTGCCGATCTCGTCCGCATGAGCCGCCATTTGCCGGCGGAAGTCGAGGAGGGACTCTGGGAACTTGCGGCGGCCGGGGTGGTTACCGCCGATGGATTCGACAATCTACGTGCCCTGATGGATCCGCACCGCCGCCGCGCGGAAGGGCGCGAGCGAAGCCGAAGACCCCGCCATGCGGCAGGCCGCTGGTCGCTCCTCCGGCCGGCAAGACAGGTCGCCATCGGCCCTCAGCCCTCAGCTGTCGGGCTTTCGGCCTCAACTCAGCACTCAGGGCTCAGTACTCACCACTGCCAGAACGAGCGCGTTGCCCGTCAGTTGCTCCGTCGGTACGGCATCGTGTTTCGGGATCTCCTCATGCGGGAATCCCTGGTCACCGCCTGGCGGGATTTTCTCGTGGCCTACCGGCGCATGGAGTTGAAGGGCGAGGTCCGGGGCGGGCGCTTTGTCGAGGGCTTTACCGGCGAACAGTTCGCCTTGCCGGAGGCGGTAGAAGCGCTTCGAGCCGGCAGGGCGGCCGGAAGCCAGACTGACTCGGCCGAGATCCGGCTTTCGGCCTGCGACCCGCTCAACCTTGCCGGCGTCATTCTGTCGGGACCGCGGGTGCCCGCCTTCCCCACAAATTTTCTCATCATCAGGGACGGAAGCATCGTTCGCACGATCCTCGGCCGTGAACGGGCGGACGCTTTACTCCCGGATCTCAAAGCAGCAGGTCACAGGGCGTAA
- a CDS encoding amidohydrolase family protein, whose amino-acid sequence MTGILAIRSARVIEGTGRLSDKATVVVRGDRIAAVGGHRDLSVPRGARIIDGRGLTVLPGLIDCHVHLCLGSEADVVAAVEQDSPSLTLLKAARRARQTIEAGITTVRDVGSRDHSIFALQRAIDAGILPGPRIVGSGLAICMIGGHARFIGREVEGEDQVRAVAREQLAAGAGVIKVIASGGVLTPGTSPDLAQMTERELMAAVTVAREAGKKVAAHAHGASGMRNAIRAGVHSIEHATLLDEETVGLMQEHGVFAVPTLSALATTAACRRGCGIPDSVLDKARAMTKRHQRSFRTALRHGLLIAMGTDAGTPFNFHGDNAQELERMVSLGMSPMEAIVATTSAAARLIGIQDSVGAIQRGRQADLLLVDGNPLKRIGVLCEPDRIVGVMKGGQFVSGALAQE is encoded by the coding sequence ATGACCGGGATCCTTGCTATTCGCTCCGCCAGAGTGATCGAGGGAACCGGGCGTCTATCGGACAAGGCGACGGTCGTCGTTCGGGGTGACCGTATCGCCGCCGTGGGTGGCCATCGGGACCTGTCCGTTCCTCGGGGAGCCCGCATCATCGACGGCCGCGGGCTGACGGTGCTGCCGGGCTTGATCGACTGTCACGTCCACTTATGCCTTGGAAGCGAAGCGGATGTCGTGGCAGCCGTCGAACAGGATAGCCCCTCGCTCACGCTGCTGAAAGCGGCACGCCGCGCCAGGCAGACCATCGAGGCAGGCATCACAACGGTCCGGGATGTGGGATCCCGGGACCATTCGATCTTTGCCCTGCAACGGGCCATCGATGCGGGAATTCTTCCAGGTCCTCGAATCGTCGGGTCGGGGCTCGCGATCTGCATGATCGGAGGCCATGCTCGCTTCATCGGCAGAGAAGTCGAGGGAGAGGATCAGGTGCGCGCCGTCGCGCGCGAACAGCTCGCCGCCGGGGCCGGAGTTATCAAGGTCATCGCCTCAGGCGGAGTCCTGACCCCCGGCACCTCGCCGGATCTCGCGCAAATGACTGAACGAGAGCTCATGGCCGCCGTGACGGTTGCCAGGGAAGCCGGCAAGAAGGTGGCGGCCCACGCCCACGGCGCCTCAGGCATGAGGAACGCCATCCGGGCCGGCGTCCATTCGATCGAGCATGCCACGCTGCTCGACGAAGAGACCGTCGGCCTCATGCAAGAGCACGGCGTCTTCGCCGTCCCGACCCTCTCCGCCCTGGCGACTACCGCGGCCTGCCGCCGCGGCTGCGGGATTCCGGACAGTGTGTTGGACAAGGCCAGAGCGATGACGAAGCGGCATCAGCGGAGCTTCAGAACCGCCCTTCGCCACGGTCTTCTCATTGCCATGGGCACGGATGCCGGCACGCCGTTCAATTTTCATGGAGACAACGCGCAGGAGCTGGAGCGCATGGTGTCGCTCGGCATGAGCCCGATGGAGGCGATTGTCGCGACGACCTCCGCCGCCGCGCGCTTGATCGGCATTCAGGATTCGGTGGGAGCGATTCAGAGAGGCCGGCAGGCCGATCTCCTGCTGGTTGACGGCAACCCGCTCAAGCGGATCGGGGTGCTCTGCGAGCCGGATCGGATTGTCGGCGTGATGAAGGGAGGACAATTCGTTTCAGGCGCTCTTGCACAAGAGTGA
- a CDS encoding alanine--glyoxylate aminotransferase family protein: protein MDTREFIPPRRLLLGPGPSQVHPRVLRAMSTPLIGHLDPAFLTLMNDVQSLLRSTFHTDNRFTIAISGTGSAGMEAAIVNAVEPGETVLVGVNGVFGTRLAEVAERCGGKTIRIEAPWGSAIDPQAVEQALRRSGPVKAIALVHAETSTGVRQPLETIAQLARQHDALLIVDAVTSLGGIPVDVDAVGIDICYSATQKCLSCPPGLAPFTMSERALTAITRRRTPCQSWYLDMKLVAGYWTEGTRTYHHTAPVSMLYALREALRLVEEEGLAARFARHHLNSDALTTGLFELGLTPLAQAGQRLPMLACVTVPNIIPEAEARAHLLTRYGIEIGGGLGPLKGKIWRIGLMGESSTEAHVLRLLNALEELFIEGGWFTTPGLAVGAASRIYSRGNP, encoded by the coding sequence ATGGATACTCGTGAATTCATACCGCCCAGGCGGCTGCTGCTCGGCCCCGGACCGAGTCAGGTCCATCCCCGTGTCCTCCGCGCCATGTCCACCCCCTTGATCGGCCACCTTGATCCGGCCTTCCTGACCTTGATGAACGACGTTCAATCGTTGCTACGGAGCACGTTCCACACCGACAACCGCTTCACCATCGCCATATCGGGAACAGGATCGGCCGGCATGGAGGCTGCCATCGTCAATGCCGTGGAGCCGGGCGAGACGGTCTTGGTGGGCGTCAACGGGGTGTTCGGCACGAGGTTGGCCGAGGTCGCGGAACGTTGCGGAGGGAAGACAATTCGAATCGAAGCCCCCTGGGGCAGCGCGATCGATCCGCAGGCCGTGGAGCAGGCGCTTCGCCGGTCCGGACCGGTCAAAGCCATCGCCCTGGTGCATGCGGAGACCTCGACCGGGGTCCGACAGCCCCTCGAGACCATCGCGCAGCTGGCTCGGCAACATGATGCCTTGCTGATCGTGGACGCCGTGACATCGCTGGGAGGGATTCCAGTGGATGTCGATGCCGTCGGAATCGACATCTGCTACAGCGCCACGCAGAAATGCCTGAGTTGTCCTCCCGGCTTGGCGCCGTTCACCATGAGCGAACGCGCCTTGACCGCCATCACACGCCGCCGCACCCCTTGTCAGAGCTGGTACCTCGACATGAAGCTCGTGGCCGGATATTGGACCGAAGGAACCAGAACCTATCATCACACCGCACCGGTCTCGATGCTGTACGCGCTACGGGAGGCCCTGCGCCTCGTCGAGGAAGAAGGGCTTGCTGCCCGCTTTGCGCGGCATCACTTGAACAGCGACGCGTTGACGACCGGACTCTTCGAGTTGGGCTTGACCCCTCTAGCTCAAGCCGGCCAGCGGCTTCCGATGCTCGCTTGCGTCACCGTGCCGAACATCATCCCCGAAGCGGAGGCACGTGCCCACCTGTTGACCCGCTACGGCATCGAAATCGGCGGAGGGCTCGGCCCTCTCAAGGGCAAGATATGGCGCATCGGGCTCATGGGAGAGTCCTCGACCGAAGCCCATGTCCTGCGCCTGCTGAATGCCTTGGAAGAATTGTTCATCGAAGGCGGCTGGTTCACGACGCCCGGCCTGGCGGTCGGAGCGGCGTCCCGGATCTACAGCCGCGGAAATCCTTAA
- a CDS encoding CPBP family intramembrane metalloprotease has translation MDTPSNIPASSPLRDTPSWWCAIDAPAPVGEYPHRFSPVISVLAAVFLVLALTSVLWLSLSIPKLERMDAPETALARMVSRTMDAQEGLRRAPAWKQLVLAWITGDSESERLQAIAWYRELAQVSEAPVVPLQLAVLQAESAQVSQALLSAHEWDRLGDPFPRLAGLIRAAYAEGTTPDRETLERFQAEAAEWLPAGWFYDRLAERLARHAGNHALVASIQATSIARADRMFLLSWKLTLVELLAMLVGTVVLIRLWLARKAGSAPIRLHSIGVPPPWPGGVGTAVLLRGGALGALLTAAFLFYMPPENATLRALAIPMSNVPLLLLAYYHLFRPSGLSFDEGFGLDVPWSRIGRLTAAVAAVVAAGLWGEWVMDRLAERWQWTSHWTEWFDADLVWGSPAQTFISLIEYVVFAPIFEELAFRGLLFAILRRKFRFLPAALISAGIFGIAHGYGALGLVSVCWSGVLWAWIYERTGSLLPGILAHAINNLLVCLAVMALLR, from the coding sequence ATGGACACCCCGTCGAACATTCCGGCTTCGTCTCCGCTGCGCGACACGCCTTCCTGGTGGTGCGCCATCGATGCTCCCGCTCCCGTGGGGGAGTATCCCCATCGATTTTCTCCCGTGATCAGCGTGCTGGCGGCGGTCTTCTTGGTATTGGCCTTGACCTCGGTCCTGTGGCTGTCCCTCTCGATTCCAAAACTCGAGCGGATGGACGCGCCGGAAACTGCGCTTGCTCGGATGGTGAGTCGGACGATGGATGCGCAGGAGGGGCTCCGCCGCGCGCCGGCCTGGAAACAGCTCGTGCTGGCCTGGATCACCGGAGATAGCGAGTCCGAGAGGCTGCAGGCCATCGCCTGGTATCGCGAGTTGGCGCAGGTCTCGGAGGCTCCGGTGGTGCCGCTCCAACTCGCCGTCCTGCAGGCTGAGTCGGCACAAGTGTCGCAGGCGCTGCTCTCGGCACACGAATGGGACCGTCTGGGCGATCCGTTCCCACGGTTGGCCGGATTGATCCGCGCCGCATACGCCGAGGGAACGACGCCCGATCGGGAGACGCTCGAGCGGTTTCAGGCCGAGGCGGCTGAGTGGCTTCCGGCCGGCTGGTTTTATGATCGCCTGGCCGAACGGCTGGCGAGGCATGCGGGCAATCACGCGCTCGTCGCCTCGATTCAGGCCACGAGCATCGCTCGAGCCGACCGCATGTTCCTTCTTTCCTGGAAGCTTACGCTCGTCGAGCTGCTGGCGATGCTCGTCGGCACGGTCGTGCTGATCCGCCTGTGGCTGGCCCGCAAGGCGGGATCAGCCCCGATCAGGCTCCATTCGATCGGCGTCCCTCCGCCATGGCCGGGGGGAGTCGGAACTGCAGTACTTCTCCGGGGCGGGGCTCTTGGAGCGTTGCTCACGGCGGCGTTTCTCTTCTACATGCCGCCTGAGAATGCGACGCTTCGGGCGTTGGCCATCCCGATGTCCAATGTTCCGCTCCTGCTGCTGGCCTATTACCATTTATTCCGTCCGTCGGGGCTGAGCTTCGATGAGGGCTTCGGTCTCGATGTCCCTTGGAGCCGGATCGGGCGTCTCACCGCCGCGGTGGCCGCGGTGGTGGCGGCAGGACTCTGGGGCGAATGGGTGATGGATCGTCTGGCGGAGCGCTGGCAATGGACGAGTCATTGGACCGAGTGGTTCGACGCAGACCTGGTGTGGGGATCACCGGCCCAAACCTTCATCAGCTTGATTGAATATGTGGTGTTTGCCCCGATCTTCGAGGAACTGGCGTTCAGAGGATTGCTGTTTGCAATCCTGCGCCGGAAGTTCCGCTTCCTTCCTGCTGCGCTCATCAGTGCAGGAATTTTCGGCATCGCCCATGGCTATGGGGCGCTGGGGCTCGTCAGCGTCTGCTGGAGCGGCGTGCTCTGGGCCTGGATCTATGAAAGAACTGGAAGCCTGCTGCCGGGGATTCTGGCGCATGCCATCAATAATCTGCTGGTGTGTCTAGCCGTCATGGCCCTACTTCGCTAG
- a CDS encoding DUF3365 domain-containing protein: MSDNKPLLWVLGGGAFAFVAVTAYWIFALTLANHMKFDLVPPDKASSYIHALIEANRKNYTENVVNKLHAAGIAEAIEHWKDERGVPLPAQFLLETGRLVAQKDLKFSFRLASLTPIYAWNGANTDFERRGLDAVAKDPEKPFQGFVKLEGGRFYQSIYPDYAVNQSCVTCHNQHPNSPRRDFKVGDVMGGIIITLPIDAP; this comes from the coding sequence ATGTCGGACAACAAGCCCTTGTTGTGGGTGCTCGGCGGCGGAGCCTTTGCGTTCGTCGCTGTCACCGCCTATTGGATTTTCGCCCTGACGCTGGCGAATCATATGAAATTCGACCTGGTCCCGCCGGATAAGGCCTCCTCCTACATTCATGCGCTGATCGAAGCGAACCGGAAGAACTATACGGAAAATGTGGTCAACAAGCTCCACGCCGCCGGTATCGCGGAGGCGATTGAGCATTGGAAGGATGAACGAGGCGTCCCGTTGCCCGCACAGTTTCTGCTTGAGACCGGCCGGCTGGTCGCCCAGAAGGATCTCAAGTTTTCGTTCCGACTCGCCAGCCTGACGCCGATCTACGCCTGGAACGGGGCCAATACCGACTTCGAGCGGAGAGGGCTCGACGCCGTGGCAAAAGATCCTGAGAAACCGTTCCAGGGGTTCGTCAAGCTGGAGGGTGGACGGTTCTACCAATCCATCTATCCGGACTACGCGGTCAATCAGTCCTGCGTCACGTGCCACAATCAACACCCCAACAGCCCCCGTCGCGACTTCAAGGTCGGCGATGTAATGGGCGGCATCATCATCACCCTTCCGATCGACGCACCATGA
- a CDS encoding putative Ig domain-containing protein, with product MNHRKYVLLLLVLLLSLDGCPGNGGGGSGGGSGSFVITTTTAPFGVVGNPYSATLATTGGTAPFTWSLFGGALPAGLGPINPSTGAITGTPTTAGNSTATFTVRDGNGNTATGPVSFAVHPRTDILSVDNNTPPVPGNGLSSSPSISDDGRFVAFASLAGNLNSGGVGSQVYVHDWQTNQTTLISRSGTVSSPTGGNGPSSTPAISGDGQFVAFVSAATNLLPAGSPSVTGSQIYLFDLQLGVTSLVSRDNSGNPASGGATMASPAISGNGQFIAFVSDATNLGASGEQVYVHDTLASGPFPNGQTILVSKDNTNPTPIPGNGNSATPSISSDGCFVAFSSASTNLGAPANQVLSRGPLAVAGCAGIEQTFLVSSNSAGNPASAGSTNTKPSVSGNGQFIAFRSTATNFGATGTQIYLRDTQGNQTILVSKDNSVPSVAGDNPSDSPSISDDGCFVAFASAAANLGSAANQIYGRGPLAAAGCAGTEQTSLVSRDDAGNPANSGAGTTISPSVNGNGQFTAFASSATNLTSPPPGNSQIYIRAMP from the coding sequence ATGAATCACCGCAAGTACGTCCTGCTTCTCCTGGTTCTCCTCCTCTCGCTCGACGGCTGCCCGGGCAACGGGGGCGGAGGCTCCGGCGGTGGCAGTGGATCGTTTGTGATCACCACGACGACCGCGCCATTTGGGGTGGTCGGGAATCCTTATTCAGCCACGCTCGCGACGACCGGTGGGACGGCGCCGTTTACCTGGTCGCTCTTCGGGGGGGCTCTGCCGGCAGGTCTTGGTCCCATTAATCCATCCACCGGTGCGATCACCGGGACTCCGACCACGGCCGGGAACTCCACGGCGACGTTCACAGTACGGGACGGCAACGGGAACACAGCCACCGGGCCGGTATCGTTTGCCGTACATCCGAGAACGGACATACTGTCTGTCGACAATAATACACCTCCCGTACCTGGCAATGGCCTCAGTAGCTCGCCGTCTATCAGTGATGATGGGCGATTTGTTGCATTTGCTTCTCTGGCGGGCAATCTCAACTCAGGAGGCGTGGGCAGTCAGGTTTATGTCCATGACTGGCAGACCAATCAGACGACTCTGATCTCAAGAAGCGGAACCGTGTCTTCTCCGACAGGCGGAAATGGTCCGAGCTCGACACCGGCAATCAGCGGTGACGGTCAATTTGTCGCATTCGTTTCCGCCGCCACGAACCTCTTGCCGGCTGGAAGCCCGTCCGTCACCGGGAGCCAGATCTATCTGTTCGACCTCCAACTCGGCGTGACGAGCCTTGTTTCAAGAGATAACTCCGGGAATCCTGCTAGCGGGGGAGCCACAATGGCATCTCCGGCGATCAGCGGGAATGGGCAGTTCATTGCCTTTGTTTCCGATGCCACGAATTTGGGTGCCTCCGGCGAACAGGTCTATGTCCATGACACACTGGCCAGCGGCCCCTTCCCTAACGGGCAAACCATTCTCGTATCGAAGGACAATACGAATCCAACCCCCATCCCTGGAAACGGGAATAGCGCAACCCCTTCCATCAGCAGCGACGGGTGCTTCGTGGCATTCAGTTCCGCCTCGACGAACTTAGGCGCTCCCGCGAATCAGGTACTCAGTAGAGGTCCTCTCGCCGTTGCCGGTTGCGCTGGAATAGAACAGACGTTCTTGGTGTCGAGCAATAGTGCGGGCAATCCGGCCAGCGCTGGATCGACGAATACGAAGCCGTCCGTAAGCGGGAATGGGCAATTTATTGCGTTCCGTTCCACCGCGACGAATTTCGGAGCGACCGGCACACAAATCTACCTTCGTGATACGCAAGGCAACCAAACCATTCTGGTCTCCAAGGATAACTCCGTCCCTTCAGTGGCCGGAGACAATCCAAGCGATTCGCCGTCAATCAGCGACGACGGATGTTTTGTTGCTTTCGCCTCGGCAGCCGCGAATTTAGGCTCCGCCGCAAATCAAATATATGGGCGAGGCCCTCTCGCCGCCGCCGGTTGCGCCGGAACCGAGCAGACATCGTTAGTGTCAAGAGATGATGCGGGAAATCCCGCGAACAGCGGAGCCGGGACCACCATCAGTCCCTCCGTCAACGGGAACGGCCAATTCACAGCGTTTGCCTCGTCCGCAACCAATTTGACTAGTCCGCCTCCCGGCAACAGCCAGATCTACATCCGCGCCATGCCATAG